Below is a genomic region from Cyanobacteriota bacterium.
TTTTAGCGGGCACAGAACAGATTAGTTCACAAGCTGCTAAGTACTGTACCCGCACGGACAATGCTCCATAAACTTTGGATCCAGGTCTGGCACACAGACGCTCAGCAACTTCCTTTTGCACGAGCAACACGATCGTCTGGTAGGGGCAAGGTTGTGGCTTGGCAATTGTGCCCAACAATCGCTCTAGGATAGGCCCCGTGATGTTGTAGGGAATGTTAGCTACAACCTTATTAGGATCCTGAAACAGAGGATATTCCTGCAAAAGAGAACCCAAGTCGAGGGAGAGGAAGTCTCCTTGCAGCAGCAGAAAGTTGAGATGCTGGCCTAGGGTTCGAGTTAAAAGTTGACACAAATCCCGATCAAGTTCCACAGCTAGCAGAGACTTTACCAACGGCAAGAGTCGGCGGGTCAAGATACCTGTGCCAGGGCCAATTTCTAAAACGCAATCAGTATTACACAACTCAGCCGCTGCTACAATTTGCTGCAAAACCTGCTCGTCTCGTAACCAATGTTGTCCAAACTGCTTGCGTGCTTTGATAGCCATTTGTTTATTTTGGGTATGATTAATTATTTTAAACCTGTGAAATATTGAAATCTAGAGTCACCTGCTC
It encodes:
- the rsmA gene encoding 16S rRNA (adenine(1518)-N(6)/adenine(1519)-N(6))-dimethyltransferase RsmA, producing the protein MAIKARKQFGQHWLRDEQVLQQIVAAAELCNTDCVLEIGPGTGILTRRLLPLVKSLLAVELDRDLCQLLTRTLGQHLNFLLLQGDFLSLDLGSLLQEYPLFQDPNKVVANIPYNITGPILERLLGTIAKPQPCPYQTIVLLVQKEVAERLCARPGSKVYGALSVRVQYLAACELICSVPAKSFSPPPQVDSAVIRLRPRRFELAAADPVLLQRLVTLGFATRRKMLRNNLKGEIERDHLSQLLAQLDIPTTARAEDLSPRQWVMLSNCWSTGSSGSFGGQGMLEADGL